A stretch of DNA from Glycine max cultivar Williams 82 chromosome 18, Glycine_max_v4.0, whole genome shotgun sequence:
TACTTGGGATTATTACACACAGATGATGAAGCTTCGAGCATGGTGGGGAGGTCATTAAAGGTAATAAACCTTCAAGACTATGGTGAACCAACTGCAAATCATGGGCACGATCCATGGAAGGGGGCTAGTTGGGGAGGTAATGGAGGGCGAAAAGGCTGAGCCATGAGAGATTATTGGAAATGCAATACTTTATAGTTTACATTATTTCAGTTAACGCAGTTAATGCAATATTTAGCCTTTCATTTTATAAACATATGTATCTTTTAGAGGAAGAACGAGCAAAGTTGCTAAGATGAATGAGAAGACAAAGAGAGCTTTATGTATATATGttgatcattaaaaaataaaagtcacgTGCACTGTCCTGTTGTATTTGTAAATAGCATCGAAAGAAACTACATAGACAGTGTTGACAATACAATAAATGAGGGAATACAtaagaagaataaattaaattactactATCGATTCATACGCGTCTTTTTCTACATGTCACGTGTATGAACCAATATTAGCCAACATCAATTGCTTAGAGACTCGTTAATTGATCAGTAGCTGCgattaacataaataaaactaCTTACGGTTGAGGCCTTTGCAATGATCTTCTAACTTCTAAGTGTCTCTTTGTTAATTAGCAGTCTCAACATGTGATTCGTGTCCTACCTCATGAGGTTCTCTCTATTTTACtacttttatacataaaagaaaTTACTTATATCTACCAATCACGATTAATCAGTAGCCTAATTAGTAATTATGCATGATACGAACAAAATTTGagtcaaatataatctccaTAGGAAAAAGAATCTTGATCCCACACTCTGCTCAGCAGCTCCGAAGCACAGTTGATATGCTTTGCAATTTCATTACATTTGGGTTTTCTCACTCTTTCTTattgtttattcattttaatttaaaaataatttatattagtaCAGGTTAACTccttgtgtatatatatttaagaattttCGTGTAGATAATTCTTATTATCCTTCACGAAAATTCATATGAAGACATTTGTCAAATAACATGAGGTGCCAATGCCACCTTACTTGCTACAAGTCTACAACTAAATCCAAACATCATCAGCACACAAACCTGTCCCACCTTATATCAAGTTAATAAACTCAAAACAAAGCCCACGTGCATGGAACTTAATTTCTTACACTTATTTCAGTTTCCACCCCAATCTAAATTTTGTGATGCATATCTACTTATACatattctttcaaaaaatcCACTGAAACCCATTTGAGGTCGAGACCAAACTAACTAACAACAAGGATCATTCATGGCTTGGTTAAGAAACCTCTCAAAGTTTGCCACCAAGAGAGCATCATCATCTCAAAGACCCAAAAACACTGACCCATTTTGTCTTTTACCCTCCTTCACTTTTCTCTCCCACTTCAGCAGCACCAACACCATTGAGGAGAAACCTTGTGTGGAGCCTGTTGAGTACAATTATTCGGGCTTGGAGCCAACAAGGCCCCATGAGAAGCCACGTGTGGTGGTGCTGGGTTCTGGTTGGGCCGGGTGCAGGCTCATGAAGGGCTTGGACCCTCGTGTGTATGACATTGTTTGTGTCTCACCTCGCAACCACATGGTCTTCACCCCTCTATTGGCCTCTACTTGTGTTGGAACTCTTGAGTTTAGATCCGTTGCTGAACCCATTGGGAGGATCCAACCAGCTATTTCTAGAGAGCCTGGTTCTTATTTCTTCCTCGCCAATTGTACACAAATTGATGCACATAACCATATGGTGTGTTAAGTTATTTTGTTTGGTTGCAagtgttttctttttggttCAATAATCACTCTAATTAGGATTTTTTGGTTTCTTGGTGGGACCCAAGGTTATTCCACAAGTTTCATTTCTTTGAATTGACTATAAAACTAATCATTTAACCACACTTAAAATTCATCATCACTTCTCAAGAGTGTATTATGCAGGATCAAATTCAATTCCTGTTACAAGTTTTTCTAGCCCTAAAATATTATCCGATTTCTAAGTTTGCACATGAAGGGCATGTGCACACTCCTTTTTGGAAATGTTAACATATGACATAATTTACAATTATTGTTGGATTGATGTAcctcaaacaaataaaaaataaaaaggacttTGAGGGGGGTGATGAATGATTTTGGAGTGGACATGTTTAGATGACTTTAGAGTGGACATGtttgcctattttttttttttttttttttttattttgtgttcacACCTATGTGTACGTTACAACTTCGGGACTAGCAGTGTGAGCTACACTCTACTTTTAACAAGCAACTTCATGATTTTGTTATGTAGAAATTTTCTAAAACTGAAAAAGACAATTGACTTATAGGATATACAGAATTTGAAATGTCTGGAGTATCTTAAGTGATGAAGAATTTGTCACTtctagatttaatttttttgtgccATTTAATTGGAATTTGGGACTCAAATTAACTTTCTAAGGCAGTGTCTATTGGCCCGAATGAAAAAACAATTTGATACTATTATTGGTTGAACTTGGAAGATAGGTGCCATAGCAGTGTGGCTTAATTATGGAGAATTTGGCGCTTTATTTTGAAGGTGCACTGTGAGACTGTAACCGAAGGAGTAGAGACAATAGCTCCCTGGAAATTCACAATCTCATATGATAAGCTGGTAATTGCATTAGGATCACAACCTTCCACTTTTGGAATTCAAGGAGTCAAAGAACATGCCATCTTTCTTCGTGAAGTTCACCATGCACAGGAAATTCGTAGGAAGCTGCTCCTGAACTTGATGCTGTCAGATGTTCCAGGTTTGCTAAACAATAATAGGTTTACTAAGTTCCACAAATATTGAGTCatcataatttttctatttttagacTTTAATTTGTATGCAATGTTAGTCGTAACTAATTAGAAATCATGTTggtatgatttttaagataattattataaaagttaacaaacttattatacatataatGATTTTAGATTAGATGACAATGAAAAAACACTTTACACTAACGGTGCATAGACTATTGACTCTATTTTTTTGGTTGTGCATCACTTTTGTGCTTTATTTGTATGCAGGGATTTCAGAAGAGGAGAAGCAAAGGCTTTTGCACTGTGTGGTTGTCGGGGGTGGTCCTACTGGAGTAGAATTCAGTGGTGAGCTTAGCGATTTTATTACGAGAGATGTTCGTCAAAGATATGTCCATGTAAAGGATTACATCCGTGTCACTCTAATCGAGGTATGCTAAGTGCCATCAGATATGTGATATGTGAACTTATGAAAGCCAAAATTGTCTATTAAGGTAGTTTATGTtgttaaacaaatttattcatGCCTTGTTAGGCAAATGAGATATTGTCTTCCTTTGATGATCGGCTTAGGCGCTATGCTACCAAGCAATTGACAAAGGTGAGTTACATATTGATCTAAAGGCATTTCATCTTTAATTTGGAAATTTTCATTTACAAGATGACACTCTTCATCATTGTTGTATTGTCTGAAACTGGTTGATAAGCTAGCTAGCTGTTAAAACTTTTCTGTATTAGTTTCGTTATATTTTGCCAATGTTGTAGTCTCTCTCAGTCAGGAGTTCGTCTTGTTCGTGGCATTGTGAAAGATGTTAAACCTCAGAAGATTGTCCTTAATGATGGTTCTGAGGTTCCATATGGGTTGTTGGTATGGTCCACTGGTGTTGGTCCATTGCCTATAATTCAATCTTTGGATCTCCCCAAAGCTCCTGGTGGGAGGTTAGTCTTGTTATTCAACATTGTTACATTCACTTCCCACGCCCTGTTCGGATAATCTTCTCCGTTAGTACTTATAGCTGAAGAAtataagaaagtaaaatgaattctctcataaattaaatcaaCTGAGCACTTTAATTGAAGCTTTCTCATCTAACTTCTTGAAAAGCTGAGGtgataagttgattttagcttattagagaagttcaattcattttactttctttttctattagtGCTTATAGAGAACTTTATAAACCAACAAATTAGAAGCTGATTTATGAATAGgctgagttttttatttttttatttttttatctgtcaTATAAGGAAATCTGGATCAGGTGTATATAAGTTCTCTGCAGTAAACTATCCCAAAGAAAGTtctgaatgtttttgtttcataGGATTGGTGTTGATGAGTGGCTCCGTGTTTCTTCGGTACAAGATGTGTTCTCTATAGGAGACTGCAGTGGATTTGTTGAAAGTACTGGAAGACAAACACTTCCTGCATTAGCCCAAGTAAGTGATATTAGGTTCATTAATTTTCTCAGCTCATTTCTTGATTCCTATTTGGTTTTCGGCTAATAAGAGACATTTCATAGTgactttgtttcttttgttcttatttGTAATGGTTCATCAGTGAAGTAGTGTTGCTTGTTTCTTCTTAACCAGAAAGCTTGTTATTGTCCATTTGATACATTGCCATTTGAATTCAACAGGTTGCAGAGAGGCAAGGTAAATATTTAGCAGCTCTATTAAACAAAATTGGTAAAGCAGGTGCAGGCCATGCGAACAGTGCAAAAGAAATAGAGTTTGGGGATCCATTTGTTTATAGGCACCTTGGAAGTATGGCATCTATTGGTAGATACAAGGCTCTTGTTGACCTTAGACAGAACAAGGTAATATTTATCATTCCTGAGATACTACTGGTACTTCAAAAACATAGTGTGATTCACTTACCATGCTCTTACAGGAGGCAAAAGGGTTGGCTCTGGCAGGATTtctgagtttttttatttggcGCTCGGCATACATCACACGTGTTATCAGCTGGAGGAACAGATTCTATGTATTTGTCAACTGGATTACAACTGTGGTATTTGGCCGTGATATAAGCAGATTATGAAAATCTTAAGGTAATCTCTTGCAGCATGATTAATTGTTGTTCCCCAAggttttatgtaattttattcgGGTTTGGACTTGTTGGTACTTGGTAGGATCTTTATATGACAGGACTTGTGCTTGGTTTCATTGAGGGTTCTTCATAGAAGCAAGTAACTATCATGAGATGAATTTAGTGGACTTGGACAGCATGGAACTGCATTAGTTCATGACATTTGCCGCATGTTCCATTTGATAAAAACAGTGGCAGATAAAGGTGGATATTGAGGAACGGGCCAGAGGGACAAGGCAATGAAACATGCATCTTGAAACCAATGCAGACTATTTGTACACATTTTTTCTCCTGTAGCTTCTCTCATCAATTAGAAATGTAGCCATCCTAAGTCTTTTTGTACATATTGAAAACCAAGAaagcaattttcattttcatctacTGTTCATGAAATTTGTGGTCCTAAATTTTCATGATCTCTTATCTGAAGATTattgaaatggaaaaaaattgtcacaagtCATTCTTGCAATTGGTACTAGTCCCTCAAGTGCAAATGCCATGAGTTTTTAGTTGAAGTATTGgaatctatttataatatataaaaactgaACTTCTCACTATTATACTGTCACGTtagcaaaattaattatttggagAAAGGAGAACATTTTACTTTTGTGTCTATCacttctcttttccttctttcttactTGAGCATCTTTTAGTTGTTACCTGAGCATCTTTATTGTACACAAATGTTTCAAAACAATATTGAGGGAGGTTGTTATTAGTATTGTCTACTTGGTTAATCGTTTACCCTGTAGACTCTTCAAAACAACAGTCCCATTCAATTTCTCTCCAAGTTTTACCGACactttaaaactttaaataatctataaaaaaatatgttggttaaataaagttgaaatttatttatttttaacattaatctgtaaaaaatatatctcaCATCAACTTTAActattacaaatataaatttatttactatCTCCAATATTACATATCACAAAATgcaattttttaacattaaattactttaaacaaattttgtattgattaaatttatttaatacttttaattttaattcgatttgcacttttaaatatattgcaaCAGGAAACTCCACTACATGTAGGGATACGGGATAAtatgatttcaaaattcaataatattttacaaGAGGAGAACTTATACACTATACATAATTTATGAATTGTCTAAGCAAATGATGTACACAAACCTATCAAAGGAACATTCAAAGGATAATGTATAAAAGTTGAGTTCCTCACTGTTACGTTGTCACGTTAACAAaattgatgatttggaaaagagaaattgaaattattttttaaatttaatttttatattaagttttatatatatatatatatatatatatatatatatatatatatataatctttaaataaaaattgatccaTAATTTCCCAtccctttatttttatattagcatgtttatttaatttgatatttatttatttatttgagatatttttttactatcttaattattgtttttaattcaacttatttaataaataaataattctaattcAATTAAGTCTCTATCATACTTTTTGcatacaataaattttttatattttatttactgtaataattttaatttactaacaattatattttaataattatttttcatatgagTATTCAATCAACTCAACTTCAAGTATAAGGATTTATATTAACCTAGACAATCCTGATTTTGCAAAGTTCAAGACAGTGTAAAATGaacttcattcttttattttattttattatacatattttgtaacattcaacaaacaaaatcgttagtttattctaattctttgattgatgtagttaaaaaaaatatataaaaaaatagaagatcttTGCAAGATATAATTTCATGAAATGAACATGAGAATCACAGGTATGCTAACCTACCATGACTTTCGTATTCATAATATtcaataatactttattatttcttaGTTTTAACATATGTAAAATAATAGGATACTGTGTTCACATTTCATGCAACAATCAATGAGATCAACGATACGCTTGATTGGAATTATGTTGCATGTAAGAAATGCCAAAAGAAAGTTACAAATGATGGAAATTAATACACCTGTATAGAATGCAAACAGTCATCCAAGTATCCAACAACAAGGTTTAATGTTTTgtatataatgaattattttttgtaacataattaaataaatattaaaaaatttaaaatcttttttaggTTCAGGATACAATTGAAAGTCTCTGATGACATCGGTGTAGCAACATTCATAATATTCGATCGAGATAACTCTTTCACACCCAAAATGCAAATAAGGCTGACATACCCCaatattatatatcatttgcaaacacacttttatttttgaaatcattCATGTTCACAGCTCACAACTTGAAGGAAGGATTTCAAACCTATACTATCACAAGGACTTTTATTCAGCATGATCCTCTCCTCAAAGAAATTAAACAGGTAACCaggtttataatttatttttatttttacttcttgtacaaaatattaatagtttcatccactaattaatatttttattaaaaaaaggagCCCATTTCACCACAACAAATATCATATCAGGTGAAGAATTAATTATAAGTGAAAGCCTAAAGTTACAAGCATCCAACAAGTCAAAAGGTGCATCTTCATTGTAACATCCGTGCCTTTtggatttttcatttaaataaaataaataaataaattaggtcATCAATTTCCtcattatataaattaacttttaaccaagagcagcttttacaaaaacaccttgtgttattttttttttcttttgaagcacaagaaccctaacagaACAATCAGAGGATGAGCTGTAGAGAATACTAGAAATGTCACCATTGTTAACGGAGAACGCTTAAACGACTACATTGAGGTAAAGAATGAGTTACTCAAGCTTGGGGATTAAACTGAACATGTATAGAGATCTCTAGAGGATCAATTTGGGgttattttgggttgtttttataaatttttaattcatgaaCCCTTTCCAATTGAATATTTCATATGCTAAATTGAGTGTGATATCTATTATCATAAACttctatgatttttttgtttagtgtataTTGACATAATACTTTTATTGAAGAGGGTGAATTGTCAAATTGTTATCACTTGGTTTTTGTGTATATTAACGtttacgattttttttttgttttacgctTGTGCAtttaccaatgtttttgaatTGTCATTAAATTGCTATCACTCGAATTAAAGGTTTGGCCCAAACAATTGTATTCCCTTGGCTTGCAATCAAAATTTATGTACCACACGTACTATACCAGTTtgtttacacacacacacacacatattctaaaaacatataaaaataataataaaatgaagttATAGAAATTATTGCTTAATAGTGATTATTTTtgctacattttaaattaattgttgtagaagttctttttaattgaaaacaatatagttcgatttaatttattcatgttTTGTGTCACGTAAATATTACTACTGAGTGATATGTGTATGATTCATGAGatgtgataaattattttattaggatTATGAAATTGTGGTTGAGAATGTGTGTAAGTGATAACCATTTGGTATGTAATGAATTGTGAATTACACGGGTGttgagatgttgtatgtattgagttgtgagctatgaattatgcaATTACACAACTGTAAGATCCTTTAAGGGCAACGAATTAATGCGCGATGAGTTGTGGTGGGTTCCATGGTGGGAATccaacgagtttaatcacttaaGGCATgatgagttaaaataattttgaaaaataattgagattttgtaaaaaattgagtagttgtgtgtattgcataattcataggtagagtctgtgtgttaaaatattttctgggttggacttgaatcaggagggaAAGGCCCTGATGGACTcctcggagtctaggccttgagggtaaatacactcggtttgagtgctcctttaagtccGTGTTAATCTCACATGGTTggaacattctcgcaaaatagagTGACCCTAAATGGTTTCCTTATGATTTCATTTAGTGAGAATGACCTGACTTACCCATTGTGAGGCATGTCCCGTCATGTACTCTTAGGCACCCAACGAGGTTTTTCATTgaaaaatggtaccacattgtatCTAGGCTTGAGTCTAGTGTATTTGTTACATAATGCTTGTGTTTGGctttcattgagttaacaattgtggttTGAGGTTATTTTCTGGAGTGTGTGAACTTGAGTGAGTGTGAATAATGTGTGTGATTTTGTgaagtgatatttttttatataaatttagctctaagtattatatgtttcacatgctctagtgttttattatatataaatgtgataactcattcctGGTGAGTGCTTGTGTTTGGGCTGAATGTCATTTTGTTTCAGGTGAGCCAGATGAGTTTCATACTGGAGATGGAGAGGTTTAGTCTGTGCCAGGGAAATGCTCTGATAAATATGACATCGGGGcatatgattttatttcatatttataattccaagaataatatagttattttatgttttcctCTTTAGTgtgtattcttttcattttgaatgaacgaccttgttttgagtcaagatgattttattagtatttgAACAAGTTCTATTATGATTTCACTATGCAAATGTGaatcttttacccttttgaaatgtttttgtttaaatgtgttttaaaattttcaattaattccaCATTCTTatccttttattatatatatatgtgtgtgtgtgtgggggagggggggggggtagagggtgtcacattcaTCATCTAATGAAGAAGTTGATCAAATCTCACAAAGTCCATTAAGAAAAAAAGCAAATAAACAAATTGTCACATATCAAAGTCCAAAGTTACAACTATCCAAGAAGTCAAAAGATGTATCTTCATTATCATTATCAAAAGAAAGTCcattaaagaaaaatgtgaaaaaaaatctGTCATAAATAAAAGCTCAAAGCTACAAGCATTCAATAAGTTAAAAGATGtatcttcatcatcaaatgaaGTTTATTCAATCTTAGAAAGTTTATTAAGGAGAAAGGAAACTATTATGACATCCTTTCGTGAAGAGTCAATCTtacttcaaagtttaaaaatgagtataccaaagaaaacaaaattcaacaatAGGTCACcagcaaaaggaaataaatacaaaaaatctatttaaatgAACA
This window harbors:
- the LOC100780933 gene encoding internal alternative NAD(P)H-ubiquinone oxidoreductase A1, mitochondrial; translation: MAWLRNLSKFATKRASSSQRPKNTDPFCLLPSFTFLSHFSSTNTIEEKPCVEPVEYNYSGLEPTRPHEKPRVVVLGSGWAGCRLMKGLDPRVYDIVCVSPRNHMVFTPLLASTCVGTLEFRSVAEPIGRIQPAISREPGSYFFLANCTQIDAHNHMVHCETVTEGVETIAPWKFTISYDKLVIALGSQPSTFGIQGVKEHAIFLREVHHAQEIRRKLLLNLMLSDVPGISEEEKQRLLHCVVVGGGPTGVEFSGELSDFITRDVRQRYVHVKDYIRVTLIEANEILSSFDDRLRRYATKQLTKSGVRLVRGIVKDVKPQKIVLNDGSEVPYGLLVWSTGVGPLPIIQSLDLPKAPGGRIGVDEWLRVSSVQDVFSIGDCSGFVESTGRQTLPALAQVAERQGKYLAALLNKIGKAGAGHANSAKEIEFGDPFVYRHLGSMASIGRYKALVDLRQNKEAKGLALAGFLSFFIWRSAYITRVISWRNRFYVFVNWITTVVFGRDISRL